A single genomic interval of Eurosta solidaginis isolate ZX-2024a chromosome 3, ASM4086904v1, whole genome shotgun sequence harbors:
- the Sgf29 gene encoding SAGA-associated factor 29 isoform X1, with amino-acid sequence MPLTAENAASQIQDRLKDLQRLIHQIDEERRRSEINVNSIVRAQQTNFPPQKLKALYKASLQDASHEEATIRGALDKIQEIRNIRNERRVAARNAGNKEAIRRGALMKMVQISAQTLPLFVSKPGEKVPPLCGATPAESNYIAKVGDNVAALVKGVEDDENWILAEVVQFLHRQNKYDVIDIDEEQKDRHVLSKRKIIPLPLMRANPETDGHALFPKDTVVMALYPQTTCFYKAIIHRLPHTATEDYLVLFEDSSCTNGYADPLPVAQRYVIAYKPTKKSGGGGSGSVSSA; translated from the exons ATGCCATTAACCGCTGAAAATGCCGCTTCACAAATTCAG GATCGTTTGAAGGATTTACAACGTCTCATTCATCAAATAGACGAGGAACGGAGGCGTTCCGAAATAAACGTGAACAGCATAGTTCGGGCGCAACAAACAAATTTTCCACCACAGAAATTGAAAGCGCTGTACAAGGCAAGTCTGCAAGATGCGTCCCATGAGGAAGCAACTATACGTGGCGCTTTAGATAAGATACAAGAAATTCGTAATATTCGCAATGAACGTCGTGTTGCAGCTCGTAATGCTGGTAATAAAGAAGCAATACGACGTGGAGCCCTTATGAAAATGGTACAGATCTCTGCTCAAACATTACCTTTGTTTGTTAGTAAACCTGGCGAAAAAGTGCCACCATTATGTGGTGCTACACCGGCTGAAAGTAATTATATTGCAAAGGTGGGAGATAATGTTGCCGCCTTAGTCAAAGGTGTAGAGGATGATGAGAATTGGATTTTAGCGGAAGTTGTACAATTCTTACATCGACAAAACAAGTATGATGTCATTGATATTGATGAAGAACAAAAGGACCGACACGTACTTAGCAAACGAAAGATAATACCATTGCCACTTATGAGAGCTAATCCCGAAACCGATGGTCATGCATTGTTTCCAAAAGATACAGTTG TAATGGCTCTTTATCCCCAAACGACATGCTTTTACAAGGCCATTATACACCGCTTGCCTCATACAGCCACAGAAGACTACTTGGTACTTTTCGAGGATTCATCCTGTACAAATGGGTATGCTGATCCGTTACCTGTAGCACAGCGTTATGTTATTGCATACAAGCCAACAAAGAAGAGTGGCGGAGGTGGAAGTGGTAGCGTTTCTTCagcttaa
- the RpLP0-like gene encoding mRNA turnover protein 4 homolog — protein MPRSKRDKKISLTKTDRKGLEWKQKIIEDVRHCVEKYPNIFVFQVQNMRNNLLKDLRHEWKANSRFFFGKNRIMQIGLGRTKAEEIEVDIYKLSKRLTGQVGLLFTEKSKKEVLEWAESYWAVEYARSGFKATETVVLPAGPLEEFTHSIEPHLRSLGMPTKLQKGIVTLYSDYTVCEEGKVLTPEQARILKLIAKPMAKFQLTMKCSWSKDTGFELHVQDDVNDDEEKADSGQGDEVDDGDMEQDDSNNEQEVE, from the exons ATGCCACGTTCCAAAAGAGACAAAAAAA TTTCCTTGACCAAAACGGATCGCAAAGGTTTGGAgtggaaacaaaaaattatagaaGATGTACGTCACTGCGTGGAGAAATACCCAAATATCTTTGTTTTCCAAGTGCAGAATATGCGCAATAATCTCTTAAAGGATCTCAGACACGAATGGAAGGCAAATTCACGGTTCTTTTTTGGCAAAAACCGCATAATGCAAATCGGGCTAGGGCGTACAAAGGCTGAAGAAATTGAAGTTGATATATACAAG cTTTCTAAACGCTTGACAGGACAGGTAGGGCTACTATTTACAGAGAAATCGAAGAAAGAAGTTCTTGAGTGGGCCGAAAGCTATTGGGCAGTAGAATATGCGCGTAGTGGTTTTAAAGCCACTGAAACAGTAGTGCTGCCAGCAGGTCCGCTTGAGGAATTCACTCATTCCATTGAACCACATCTGAGATCGCTGGGTATGCCAACTAAGCTGCAGAAAGGAATTGTAACACTTTATAGTGATTATACAGTTTGCGAGGAAGGTAAAGTTCTAACCCCAGAACAAGCGCGAATTTTAAAATTGATCGCGAAACCTATGGCTAAATTTCAATTGACGATGAAATGCTCTTGGTCTAAAGATACCGGCTTTGAGTTGCATGTACAGGATGATGTTAATGACGACGAGGAGAAAGCTGATAGTGGACAAGGTGATGAGGTGGACGATGGAGATATGGAGCAGGATGATTCAAATAATGAACAGGAAGTCgagtaa
- the Sgf29 gene encoding SAGA-associated factor 29 isoform X2, whose product MVKDRLKDLQRLIHQIDEERRRSEINVNSIVRAQQTNFPPQKLKALYKASLQDASHEEATIRGALDKIQEIRNIRNERRVAARNAGNKEAIRRGALMKMVQISAQTLPLFVSKPGEKVPPLCGATPAESNYIAKVGDNVAALVKGVEDDENWILAEVVQFLHRQNKYDVIDIDEEQKDRHVLSKRKIIPLPLMRANPETDGHALFPKDTVVMALYPQTTCFYKAIIHRLPHTATEDYLVLFEDSSCTNGYADPLPVAQRYVIAYKPTKKSGGGGSGSVSSA is encoded by the exons atggtcaag GATCGTTTGAAGGATTTACAACGTCTCATTCATCAAATAGACGAGGAACGGAGGCGTTCCGAAATAAACGTGAACAGCATAGTTCGGGCGCAACAAACAAATTTTCCACCACAGAAATTGAAAGCGCTGTACAAGGCAAGTCTGCAAGATGCGTCCCATGAGGAAGCAACTATACGTGGCGCTTTAGATAAGATACAAGAAATTCGTAATATTCGCAATGAACGTCGTGTTGCAGCTCGTAATGCTGGTAATAAAGAAGCAATACGACGTGGAGCCCTTATGAAAATGGTACAGATCTCTGCTCAAACATTACCTTTGTTTGTTAGTAAACCTGGCGAAAAAGTGCCACCATTATGTGGTGCTACACCGGCTGAAAGTAATTATATTGCAAAGGTGGGAGATAATGTTGCCGCCTTAGTCAAAGGTGTAGAGGATGATGAGAATTGGATTTTAGCGGAAGTTGTACAATTCTTACATCGACAAAACAAGTATGATGTCATTGATATTGATGAAGAACAAAAGGACCGACACGTACTTAGCAAACGAAAGATAATACCATTGCCACTTATGAGAGCTAATCCCGAAACCGATGGTCATGCATTGTTTCCAAAAGATACAGTTG TAATGGCTCTTTATCCCCAAACGACATGCTTTTACAAGGCCATTATACACCGCTTGCCTCATACAGCCACAGAAGACTACTTGGTACTTTTCGAGGATTCATCCTGTACAAATGGGTATGCTGATCCGTTACCTGTAGCACAGCGTTATGTTATTGCATACAAGCCAACAAAGAAGAGTGGCGGAGGTGGAAGTGGTAGCGTTTCTTCagcttaa